The Nicotiana tomentosiformis chromosome 2, ASM39032v3, whole genome shotgun sequence genome includes the window AAGACCgtacaatttttcccaaaatacCTCATATCATTAAGATATACACTTATATGTAATATCTCAATCTTATTAATTGTGAGACTTTATTCGTGCACTCAACAATCTCCCACTCGAACTAAGTTCCACGTGGCTCATCACCACGATCCACAAATCTCCCCCTCGAACTAAGTTTTATATGGCTCATTATCACGATCGATGGGTTAATTTTCGAGATTCATTGTGTGTCACTCACATTGTTAGAATATTTATGGCAAACAAAATTCGCCCACTAGTGTGTGTGTGGTGTTTGAGCCCGTAAGGGGAAGTAAGCCAAGCCCACACCATATATCACTCTACCATCGCCATATTTGTTCTGCCGAATCTGGGCTATGATATCAATTATAGGACTGAACAAgtctaaatatatttttaatatggtGTGATATTATTTACTTTGAGCTAAACTTTCACGATTTACCCAAAAGGCCCCACATTAATATTGAATGATGAAGCGTCATTAAGCATGACTAATGTAATTGTAAACAGACATCACTAATGGATTTGGGTAAGGTGGCAAGAGCAAGACACAAACCAACTAATTGCATGTGCTTGAATGTCTTGATGCTTTATTTTGCATATTTTCACTATTATAGGCTGAGCTGATGGCTAGTTCTCTGGAGGAATCTTGATTTGAGACAACTATAAATCAATTGGATAAAAGAACTCAATTTTGAAGTCAATTTTTGTTAATGTTTTGGTTCATTCAATTTGGAATTCTTTGGGAAtgtatttaccactttttatggGATTGTCATGTGATCAGCCATGTGAACGTTATTTAAAGCCACACATGCGTTTCTTGTTCCAGTTTTTCACATAATCGCATAAGAGAGCTTCGTCTCGGGATGGATCATCGCAGCTTTTTTCTTTTGGTTGTTATTTGCTCATGTATAGCAGTTTCGTTTTAGAATACTGTACTTTGGATCTTGATCttgttttcttttctatttttaggTGATATATATAGTGATGAGTTTAAGTCTATTTATATTATcaatatttataaataaatttttatgataaatattaaTCAGTAAACTAGTAAAAACAGTTAACTAACTTGTTAACATAAATTAAATTACATCGATACTATGTAAATACTTTAATTTACATTAGCAGTGTATAAGTGAACTTTAATGCGGCCATTATATAGTTCTCGAAACCCTACATATTCCATGACAAACATTTGGAACGTCCAAAttgacttcttctttttttcgaaAATAAACTGACCTAAACTCTGGAGATACGAAGATTAACATCTCCAGTTTAATTACATAAATTCATTATCCTTAATTCCTTATGCACGCATTATATCTGATTAGATCGAAAAAATAAATTGCAATGGGAAATAGAAAATCAAATGACATAAATAAATAtggaaaatagaaaataaaagacAGGCACAGAGAACTGTAAATTGAAAGTATGGATCGATTATTCATTGTTTCCAAAGGTTTATCTTTTGACAACTTCAATTAACTTACCAGGCGTGTTTATGAACAGAGGCATATCGAAGATTTGAAGATAGCGGGTACCATATGTTCTTTAATATACGGCGTAACGGTAAAGTTgatgccatgtgaccaggaggttacGAGTTCGAGCCGttgaaacagcctcttgcagaaatgcaaggtaaggcTACGCACAATAAAACCTTGTGGTTCGGCCCTTCCCAGGAcctcgcgcatagcgggagcttagtgcatcggGCGACCCTTTTTACACCTTGCACTAACTATAAAGGTTTAGTGTGAATATATATCGGTTGGATTCAGTTcggtttgatatgatttgagttCATTCGGGTCGGTATAATAAATTTAACAATATTTTCAATAGGAAAATCAACACAATCTTAtaaaaagcaaatcaaaacaagtAAAAATTAGCATTCTTCCTTCAATAAAGGAACCACatcttttttattaaataattttgcaTAAGTGAAAACGTATTTTCAATAGCAGAAACACCAATACTATAAGagcataagaaaaaataaattgagAGAGAAATTATACATTGCaaacaaaatatttttaattgGACAATTGCACGTCGTATATAAAATACACAAACTAACAgaattttgaaaagaataatCTTCTGAAAAGAACAATCTTCTAAACTTTTTATTAACATAAGTGATAGAATTTTGAATTAAGAGTCATGGTTTTTATTTATGGTACTTTGATAATTTGAAGTTTCTTTTTTTATGTACTCCTTCTAAGATCATTGACAAacaaacaaaaggagaaaagattagaaaaagaaaaacgaAAAAGTGAAAATGATAGAAAAACAAAGGAAGTAGAAAAGACAAAGACAAAAGGGAAAAACTAAAAGAAAAGAGAAATTGAGCAAACGAAAAATTGACTTCCTCATTAGAATCAGACTCAAACCTAAGCATAAACATGAGAATAACTTTAAGAAACTAATTCCCAACAAGGCACCTTCCTCTTGTTTGATATTGCGGGTGGCAACATATATATTTAACTAAATTCTAAAAAACTTCAACATATATCTTTAAAAAGTTTGCCAAACTTATGGGTGGCATAGCACTCCATCTCTAATTAATCTAGTTAGCTAAGATATTTGTATTTTGGCAGGGTACATAAACTTCTTCCATTGACATGCATTGGCCAAGGATTTGTATTTTGGTTGAGGGCCGGTACTGAGAGCATGTTTTGAAAACCACCTTGTAATTAGATTGAAAATTTTTCGCAGCGTAGCCCCGTGGTACGATTTTGACTTTGTTGAGATTAGgattgtattgtatttaattcGTAGCCACATTTGTTAAGAAGGGCTATTATTGCAATCAGTCGGTTAAGTTGTTAATAGTTAGTTAGTGGCAGTTAGATGGTAGCTTAGTTAGTTACAGTTGTACAACAACCTGTATAGGTAAGAGCACTATCATTTTTCTTTCTCAGTTAATGTAGATCATTTTCTCAATTCAGCCCAAATTCTCTCTTCTCGAAGTTTCTTCATTCCCTCCGAGCTCCATGAATCTCAACCATGGCAGCTGAGTTTCAACTCAAATTCTTCTGCTAATTGTCAATTTTGTCATGGTATCAGAACGTAGGCTTCATCTATTGAAGTAGCTCACAATTGTTTACTTCATTTTCGTCCCTAAAGCTCTACGATTTCAGAATGAGGATTTAGGTTTTCTTCGAGATCGCAATTCAATTTTTGAGTTTTCTTCAAAGTTGTGTTCTACTATAAATTCGTTCAAAATTATCAACTTATAGCAATTCAGTCTGTAATTCTCTTAGAATTGTGTGTTTTTTTTGTGTTGTCTCTATTACTGTGGTCTTATTTTTCAATTCACGATTCAATCATTTGTTATGTGATTCACAATTTGAGCAATGGCTCGAGATAAGGAAAGTACTGCAAAGAAGGATGACTTAGATACCACCAGTCCAATGTACATGCATCCATTGGAAAGTGTCGGCTCAGTGTTGGTGCCTGTATCTTTTGATGGTACAGGATACAGATCTTGGAGGAGAGGTGTGCTTAGAGCCCTCTCAGTGAAGAATAAGGTTAGCTTCATCACAGGAAAATGTCAAAAACCGGCAATTGGACATGCTACTTTTGATCAATGGGCACGATGTGATAATATAGTGACTTCATGGATCCTAAATTCTCTTTCAAAGGATCTAGCGGATAGTCTACAATATGTGAATGATGCCAAAGAGTTATGGCAGGAATTAGAGGACTGGTATGATCAAACGAATGGTGCGAAGCTATATCAACCTCAAGAGAAAATTAATGACTTGAGTCAAGGAACTCTGGACATCACAGGATACTACACGAAAATAAAGAAGTTATGGGAAGAACTGAATACATTGAATGCACATGCACAATGTAGTTGTTAGTGTACTTGTGGAGCTAAAACTaatatgcataaagctaagcaaGATAGAAGACTAATACAGTTCTTAATGGGGCTGAATGAGGTATACACAGTGGTGAGAGGAAGTATATTGATGATGAATCCTCTACCTAGCATTGCACAAGCCTTCTCTATTCTCAtacaagaagaaaagaaaaaggaagttaAACCACATAATAAGCAACTTATGATTGAATTTACATCCTTAAATGTAAATGGTCCAGGGAACAATAATTTCAAAACAAACTACAACCAACACATGAACACTCCTGGAAATAATAACTATAGAAAAGGCTATATGGGAAACATGCCTAGACTATTCTGTGATTTTTGTAAGAGTCCAGGGCACACCAAGAATAAATGTTACAAACTTCATGGATACCCTCAAAACTCAAAGTATACTAATGGCAATAAGGGAAAGAAATTAGCAGCAAATGGTTTTGACACAACAAATGATGGGATGAGTGTTGCAGATGAAGGTGGAAACTTTCAGGAACAAGGTCGAGCTATGCAATAATTGAGAAAGGAATAATATGGACAACTACTCAGCATACTAGAAAGCTTCAAAAATAGAAACAATGCAGACAACTCAGGAAATGTCAACATGACTGGTGGAGCTGTAAATTTTGCAGGTATGGCTGCCTGTACTACTTCTGTTGAGCCCAGTAAACAATATTATGTAAGTTTTAAAGCAAATGCTGACACCTGGATTCTTGACTCAGGAGCTACTAACCATATGACCTATAACAAAGCCTCATTAAGTAACATAAAAACTCTAGTTTACCTCTTTTTAGTCTCTCTACCAAATGGATACAAAGTAAATGTGACATTAATTGGAGATGTGATTCTCAGTCCTCAATTCACTTTGAAAAGAGTCTGATgtgttgttttgagctctagcgcatcatttTGCGGTTTGAGgttttgagtagcttcacttcaggtatattgacttgtacgtgtggccgaaattgaattttggaaagttcgggATGGATTTGGAAAaacaattctaatttcggaagctttaagttggaagaattgtctAAGATTTaactttgagtaaatgacctcggaatcgagatttgaatattctaataggttcgtatgatgatttaataCTTGGACGTATGTTTGAGTTGAGTATccgatcacccgggagcatttcagcgcttattataaaaggttggcattttaaaggtttaagaatttcataagtttggtttgaaatgCATTTTGATGTTATCAATCTCCGTTCAGGGTTCCGAGCCTTGGTAtatctttgttatgtcatttgtaaCTCGTGtacgaaatttgaagtcattccgggttgatttgatatgttttggcacaggatataaaatttggaaatttggaaatttataagtttgattcgaggcgcgattcatgattttg containing:
- the LOC138904646 gene encoding uncharacterized protein, yielding MARDKESTAKKDDLDTTSPMYMHPLESVGSVLVPVSFDGTGYRSWRRGVLRALSVKNKVSFITGKCQKPAIGHATFDQWARCDNIVTSWILNSLSKDLADSLQYVNDAKELWQELEDWYDQTNGAKLYQPQEKINDLSQGTLDITGYYTKIKKLWEELNTLNAHAQCSC